In Musa acuminata AAA Group cultivar baxijiao chromosome BXJ2-10, Cavendish_Baxijiao_AAA, whole genome shotgun sequence, a genomic segment contains:
- the LOC103978208 gene encoding beta-1,4-xylosyltransferase IRX9, translated as MGSIDRSKRRSSQLWKKALVHFAMCFVVGFFTGFTPPSTATLFERRPVSSIGILPAAPVEAVERVVERGASVNRTLAEITSTVPAAAVRDDPPPDAEASETRGPQPPSRRLLIIVTTTRSSDRFLGASLRRMAHTLRLVPPPLVWLVVQAHADAAATAPMLRTTGVMYRHLTYKENFTDPGVEADHQRNVALSHVEYHRLTGIVHFAGASNVYDLRFFDEIREIEVFGTWPVAMVSENRKRVMLDGPICLSTKVQGWVLKDLSSDKRLLVASTELNPKPPKINVSGFAFNSSILWDPERWGRPTSLPDTSQDSIKFVHEVILEDDSKLKGIPADCSKIMVWHLYTPSVIPLPFHYQKLRSEGK; from the exons ATGGGGTCGATAGACCGGTCGAAGAGGAGGAGTAGTCAGCTGTGGAAGAAGGCGCTCGTGCACTTCGCCATGTGCTTCGTGGTGGGCTTCTTCACCGGCTTCACGCCACCCAGCACCGCTACCCTCTTCGAGCGCCGGCCCGTCAGTAGCATCGGCATCCTCCCCGCCGCCCCCGTCGAGGCCGTGGAGCGGGTCGTCGAGCGCGGCGCGTCCGTCAACAGGACCCTGGCCGAGATCACGAGCACGGTCCCGGCCGCCGCCGTGCGCGACGATCCGCCGCCGGACGCGGAGGCGTCGGAGACGCGCGGGCCGCAGCCGCCGTCCCGGCGGCTGCTGATCATCGTCACGACGACCCGGTCCAGCGACCGGTTCTTGGGCGCGTCGCTGCGGCGGATGGCGCACACGCTGCGCCTGGTACCGCCGCCGCTGGTGTGGCTCGTCGTCCAGGCACACGCggacgccgccgccaccgccccgATGCTGCGGACAACGGGAGTCATGTACAGGCACCTGACCTACAAGGAGAATTTCACCGACCCGGGGGTGGAGGCCGATCACCAACGGAACGTTGCCCTCAGCCACGTCGAGTACCACCGTCTCACTGGGATCGTCCACTTCGCCGGCGCGTCCAACGTCTATGATCTCCGCTTCTTCGACGAGATTAGAGAGATCGA GGTTTTTGGGACATGGCCAGTAGCAATGGTGTCAGAAAACAGGAAGAGAGTGATGCTGGATGGTCCTATTTGTCTTTCGACAAAGGTCCAAGGATGGGTCTTGAAGGACTTGAGCAGTGACAAGAGGTTGTTGGTGGCTAGCACAGAATTGAACCCTAAACCTCCCAAGATTAATGTTTCTGGTTTTGCATTCAATAGCTCCATACTGTGGGATCCCGAGAGATGGGGCCGCCCTACCTCATTGCCCGACACATCACAG GATTCAATCAAGTTTGTGCATGAAGTCATCTTAGAAGATGACAGCAAGCTGAAGGGTATTCCTGCCGACTGCTCCAAGATCATGGTGTGGCACCTCTACACACCGAGTGTAATTCCACTGCCCTTTCACTATCAAAAGCTTAGATCAGAAGGTAaataa